One genomic segment of Peribacillus sp. FSL H8-0477 includes these proteins:
- a CDS encoding GerAB/ArcD/ProY family transporter: MEKAKISAYQLFILIVLFELGSALLVPLAIAANQDAWLAILIGMVGGFCLYLVYHGLYSYYPDLPPTEYIQKILGSFLGKILSFIYILYFIYLSARVLRDFGEMLITSFYWETPLFILNTLMVLLVIYTIRKGIEVLARTSELLFVLIILLGISALFLIVVSGIIQISNLEPVLEEGIKPVIKTTFTQTLYFPFGEVVIFSMILPYLNRPEKAKRIGLFAIGFSGLILASVMAINVSVLGVNNITRSPFPLLSTIQTIEVAGFLERLDVYFILLSVIGVFFKMCVFFYASVVGTASLFKVKDSARLAFPLGLAILILSITIASNFSEHVKEGLHLITLYLHLPFQVIIPILLLLIAFIKNKKKKSKPNKKLLPKRKYRLVERDKN, from the coding sequence TTGGAAAAGGCAAAAATCAGCGCATATCAGCTATTCATTCTAATTGTCTTATTTGAACTTGGTAGTGCCCTGTTGGTACCTCTTGCAATAGCAGCAAATCAGGATGCGTGGCTTGCTATTTTGATTGGTATGGTTGGTGGTTTTTGCTTATACTTGGTCTATCATGGTCTTTACTCATATTATCCAGACTTACCTCCAACTGAATATATACAAAAAATTTTGGGAAGCTTTTTAGGGAAAATATTATCTTTTATTTACATACTTTATTTTATATATCTTTCTGCAAGAGTGTTAAGGGATTTCGGAGAAATGCTAATCACTTCCTTTTATTGGGAAACTCCTTTGTTTATTTTGAATACATTGATGGTACTTTTAGTTATATACACAATTCGTAAGGGTATTGAGGTATTAGCGCGAACAAGTGAATTATTATTTGTTCTCATCATTTTACTTGGGATTAGTGCTCTTTTTTTAATTGTTGTTTCTGGAATTATACAAATTTCTAACCTTGAACCTGTGCTTGAAGAAGGTATAAAACCTGTGATAAAAACCACATTTACACAAACTCTTTATTTTCCATTTGGTGAAGTGGTTATATTTTCTATGATCCTCCCCTATTTAAATCGACCCGAAAAGGCGAAACGGATTGGTTTATTTGCAATAGGATTCAGCGGACTCATTTTAGCTTCAGTCATGGCCATAAATGTTAGTGTACTTGGTGTAAATAACATAACCCGTTCACCCTTCCCCCTTCTGTCCACTATACAAACAATTGAGGTAGCCGGATTTTTAGAACGGTTAGATGTATATTTTATACTATTATCAGTTATCGGTGTATTTTTTAAAATGTGTGTATTTTTCTATGCATCGGTAGTAGGAACAGCCAGTTTATTTAAAGTCAAAGATTCCGCGCGATTAGCTTTCCCATTAGGACTAGCTATCCTGATTTTATCGATAACAATCGCCAGTAATTTTTCCGAACATGTTAAAGAAGGGCTTCATCTTATCACCCTCTATTTGCATCTCCCGTTTCAAGTAATTATTCCCATTCTGTTACTTTTGATTGCATTTATTAAGAACAAAAAAAAGAAAAGCAAACCTAACAAAAAGTTATTGCCAAAAAGGAAGTATCGTTTAGTGGAGCGTGATAAAAATTGA
- a CDS encoding Ger(x)C family spore germination protein, giving the protein MNHKWILLFLIMTSSIFISGCWSQKELNELAIISAMAIDKNEEGKYVKTIQLINPGNVAGGLQGGGSGQSPTVTVYSATGDSVLDAHFHATSKISRRLYHAHANLIVISEELAKEEGITDILDAFERDPEIRMTSRVVIAHHSKAGDLLKSLTAIDNIPAEKVNGTLQATERARGESMEVTLQDVITTLTSAGKETVISGFRLKGKIQQGKKIENIQQSELDTTLESDGLAIFKEGKLIDWYQGEMSRGVVWILDKIQQTDVKVDSEGQKNALTYNVVRQNTKVSSDTKNGLPVITVNVRSEGDIREVRSKVDLEDPYEILDIEKKLEKEIKKQLESTVKKTQQNKSDIFGFGEVVRRSDPKKWKKMKSDWNDNYFPNLKVNVKVEAFIRRSGLRTNSYLSDME; this is encoded by the coding sequence ATGAATCATAAATGGATTCTTCTTTTCTTGATTATGACAAGTTCAATTTTCATCTCGGGTTGTTGGAGTCAAAAAGAGTTAAATGAACTAGCGATCATATCTGCAATGGCGATTGATAAAAATGAAGAAGGTAAATATGTCAAGACCATTCAACTTATCAATCCTGGAAACGTAGCAGGAGGACTTCAAGGTGGGGGAAGCGGTCAAAGCCCCACAGTTACCGTTTACTCAGCTACGGGAGACAGTGTTCTGGACGCCCATTTCCATGCAACATCTAAAATCTCAAGAAGGCTATATCACGCACATGCAAATCTAATCGTTATTAGTGAGGAGTTAGCAAAAGAAGAAGGCATTACAGATATTTTAGACGCCTTTGAACGTGATCCAGAAATTCGAATGACCTCGAGGGTTGTCATAGCCCATCATTCAAAAGCAGGTGATCTTCTTAAATCTTTGACTGCCATTGATAATATTCCAGCCGAGAAAGTGAACGGAACTTTACAGGCTACAGAAAGAGCTAGAGGAGAAAGTATGGAAGTAACTTTGCAGGATGTTATTACTACTCTAACCTCTGCAGGGAAAGAAACAGTTATTAGCGGTTTTAGATTAAAAGGAAAAATCCAACAAGGAAAAAAGATCGAAAATATACAACAGTCTGAACTGGATACCACTCTTGAATCTGACGGACTGGCCATTTTTAAAGAAGGAAAGTTGATTGACTGGTATCAAGGTGAGATGTCTAGAGGAGTAGTATGGATCTTGGATAAAATCCAGCAGACAGATGTGAAAGTGGACTCGGAAGGACAGAAAAACGCCTTGACTTATAACGTAGTCCGTCAAAATACAAAAGTCTCAAGCGATACTAAAAACGGTCTTCCTGTCATTACAGTTAATGTACGATCAGAAGGTGATATTCGCGAAGTAAGGTCAAAAGTTGATCTAGAGGATCCTTATGAGATTTTGGATATAGAAAAGAAATTAGAAAAAGAAATTAAGAAACAATTGGAAAGCACTGTTAAAAAAACACAGCAAAATAAATCAGATATTTTTGGATTTGGGGAAGTCGTTCGTCGTTCTGATCCAAAAAAATGGAAAAAGATGAAGAGCGATTGGAATGACAACTATTTTCCAAACTTAAAGGTAAATGTGAAAGTTGAAGCATTTATACGACGTTCGGGTCTTAGAACCAATTCATATCTTTCGGATATGGAATAA
- a CDS encoding spore germination protein, with translation MFSFIKRKKQTNDRKIQELNNQNQTNKRGSNLIEKSLSKNLEVIKQETGNSSDILIRQLKIRHNSKIKIAILYVKGMVDNQSVNDFVIESIINNQNLSEKLKPQEVLEVLTEDVVAVGGIKVVNDWEKLFTALMSGETIMLIDGISKGICASTQGGQRRSVQESTTNVSIRGSKEAFNESIETNTALVRRIINNTDLWVESINIGKMTNTEVSIMYINGIAKNEIIEEVRKRLKKINVDGILESGYIEQLIEDQTNTTFPTIHHTERPDSVAGNLLEGKIAIFVNGTPFVLLVPALFIDFFQSVEDYYERFDISTAIRFLRTVIFLISLVGPAIYISATTFHQEMIPTELAIIIAAQRESVPFPAFIEALIMEITFEILREASIRMPKAMGSTISIVGALVIGQAAIQTGIVSPGMVIVVSLTAIASFATPSYAVAISARLIRFIFMISAATFGFYGIILVFILLIVHLCSLRSFGVPYMSPLAPFIREEAGDTIFRRPIWAYKKRPRLISGQNRVSQGENQKPQPPGTRVMKNTNMEKGDKNES, from the coding sequence ATGTTTTCATTTATAAAACGAAAGAAACAAACAAATGATAGAAAGATTCAAGAGTTAAACAATCAAAATCAAACGAATAAGAGAGGATCGAACCTCATCGAAAAATCCTTGTCCAAGAATCTTGAAGTCATTAAACAAGAAACAGGAAACAGTTCAGATATCTTAATCCGCCAATTAAAAATTCGTCATAATTCCAAGATAAAAATAGCTATTTTATATGTAAAAGGAATGGTTGACAATCAATCAGTTAACGATTTTGTAATCGAATCAATAATAAATAACCAAAATTTAAGTGAAAAGCTCAAGCCACAAGAAGTGTTAGAAGTTCTCACCGAAGATGTTGTTGCTGTAGGTGGAATCAAAGTAGTTAATGACTGGGAAAAACTATTTACGGCATTAATGTCGGGCGAAACTATTATGCTCATCGATGGAATAAGCAAAGGGATTTGTGCGAGTACACAAGGTGGACAGAGACGGTCTGTTCAGGAATCTACTACAAATGTTTCTATTCGAGGCTCTAAAGAAGCGTTTAACGAGTCAATAGAAACAAATACTGCCCTGGTTCGTCGAATAATTAACAATACAGATTTATGGGTTGAGTCCATCAATATTGGCAAAATGACAAATACAGAAGTTTCAATTATGTATATAAATGGCATCGCAAAGAATGAAATTATAGAAGAAGTACGTAAACGTTTAAAAAAAATAAACGTTGATGGCATCTTAGAATCCGGATATATCGAACAGCTAATAGAGGATCAAACAAACACTACTTTTCCTACAATTCATCATACGGAGAGACCGGATAGTGTGGCGGGAAACTTGTTAGAAGGAAAGATTGCCATTTTTGTAAATGGGACACCTTTTGTATTGTTGGTACCCGCCCTATTCATAGATTTTTTTCAATCAGTTGAAGATTATTATGAACGTTTTGATATCTCAACTGCTATTCGCTTTTTACGCACTGTGATTTTCTTAATATCTCTTGTAGGTCCTGCTATATACATCTCAGCTACCACTTTTCATCAGGAGATGATTCCAACAGAATTGGCTATTATTATTGCTGCACAAAGGGAATCCGTCCCATTTCCTGCATTTATAGAAGCACTCATCATGGAAATAACTTTTGAAATTTTAAGAGAAGCCAGTATCCGCATGCCCAAAGCTATGGGTTCCACTATATCTATAGTAGGAGCACTTGTCATTGGACAGGCTGCAATACAGACTGGGATTGTGTCACCTGGAATGGTAATCGTAGTTTCTTTGACAGCAATCGCCAGTTTTGCGACCCCCTCCTATGCAGTTGCTATATCAGCCCGTTTGATTAGATTTATTTTTATGATTAGTGCAGCCACATTCGGTTTTTATGGAATTATTCTAGTGTTTATTTTGCTTATCGTTCACTTATGCAGCCTACGTTCATTCGGTGTACCCTATATGTCACCTCTTGCACCCTTTATCCGCGAGGAAGCAGGTGATACTATTTTTCGAAGACCAATTTGGGCTTACAAAAAAAGACCACGATTGATAAGTGGCCAAAATAGGGTTAGTCAAGGGGAAAATCAGAAACCACAGCCTCCTGGTACTCGTGTCATGAAAAATACTAATATGGAAAAAGGTGACAAGAATGAATCATAA
- a CDS encoding L-dopachrome tautomerase-related protein gives MQPILPMEKYFGQFELVHAFYGAMPTGVSVSETGRIFVCFPKWGDDVQFTVAEIVEGELQPYPSLKTNLVNTENITMSFVSVQSIVADGRGTLWVLDTGAPNFSEPTKGGAKLVAVDLSTNTIRRVYTFTDDVVLPTTYLNDVRLDFRVGRAGYAYITDSSSRGPGGIIVVDLENGNAFRRLNGAISTSPDPYFLPKVEGEILMNRNPNGSTFPFKLASDSLAISPDGKVLFYAPLTSRQLFSISTEALRDTRIQDMNLSQYVQYFGEKGASDGMITGTKGTIYAGDYENNSIRKIFPNGTMETIAHDPRILWPDTFSIGPDQYLYVIVNQLHRQARFHYGRDLREKPYSLLRMKIDEFPAPSFS, from the coding sequence ATGCAACCTATATTACCTATGGAAAAATATTTTGGACAGTTTGAACTGGTGCATGCTTTTTATGGCGCTATGCCAACAGGTGTCAGCGTTTCCGAAACCGGTCGTATTTTTGTTTGCTTTCCAAAATGGGGAGACGACGTTCAGTTTACTGTGGCGGAAATTGTTGAGGGTGAATTGCAGCCTTATCCCAGTTTAAAAACGAATTTGGTTAATACCGAGAATATTACGATGTCTTTTGTCAGTGTCCAAAGTATCGTTGCTGATGGAAGAGGAACCCTTTGGGTGCTGGATACAGGGGCACCCAATTTTTCTGAACCTACTAAAGGGGGAGCAAAATTAGTTGCTGTTGATTTAAGCACGAATACAATAAGGAGGGTATATACCTTTACAGATGATGTTGTCTTGCCAACAACTTATTTGAATGATGTCCGTTTGGATTTTAGGGTTGGAAGAGCGGGTTATGCATATATAACGGATTCTTCTTCCAGAGGGCCAGGGGGGATTATCGTCGTAGATTTAGAAAATGGGAACGCGTTTAGACGGTTAAATGGGGCAATATCAACTTCACCTGATCCCTACTTTTTACCGAAAGTAGAAGGTGAAATTTTGATGAATCGAAACCCGAATGGCTCGACTTTCCCATTTAAATTGGCTTCCGATAGTTTAGCGATTTCTCCTGATGGAAAGGTATTATTTTATGCTCCACTAACCAGCCGTCAGCTGTTCTCAATCTCAACAGAAGCCCTAAGAGACACAAGGATACAGGACATGAATTTATCCCAATATGTGCAGTATTTTGGGGAAAAAGGTGCGTCTGATGGCATGATCACCGGCACAAAAGGAACCATTTATGCGGGAGATTATGAAAACAATAGTATCCGGAAGATATTTCCCAATGGCACAATGGAAACCATCGCACATGACCCGAGAATTTTATGGCCGGATACTTTTTCAATTGGCCCCGATCAATACTTATATGTCATTGTTAATCAATTACATCGGCAGGCGAGATTTCATTATGGAAGAGACCTGCGGGAAAAACCATACAGTTTACTTCGTATGAAAATTGATGAATTCCCTGCTCCTTCCTTTTCATAA
- a CDS encoding lytic murein transglycosylase, protein MIQQYGSYGVDTNGDGKADPWDNEDAIFSSANYLAANGAAEGRVRDADFAYNHANWDVKKC, encoded by the coding sequence ATGATTCAACAGTATGGTAGCTATGGCGTGGATACTAATGGAGATGGAAAAGCTGATCCATGGGATAACGAGGATGCCATCTTTTCTTCAGCAAACTATCTAGCTGCCAATGGTGCAGCAGAAGGGCGAGTAAGGGATGCTGATTTTGCCTATAATCATGCGAATTGGGATGTAAAGAAGTGCTAG
- a CDS encoding C40 family peptidase, whose translation MKGYITVNAGGGDSTGSAVVDVGKRWIGNSVCVFGGGRNQSEIARGRFECASFVHWAFKEAAVDLGPVTSTSTDTLKYLGKPVSPSELKPGDLVFFNTYKRDGYVGIYIGNGHFLGAQTSRGVGFADMTTGYWRGKFNGQAKESN comes from the coding sequence ATGAAAGGATATATCACTGTCAATGCCGGGGGAGGAGACAGTACTGGTAGTGCGGTTGTCGATGTGGGAAAACGGTGGATAGGGAATTCAGTTTGTGTTTTTGGCGGTGGCCGCAATCAATCTGAAATAGCTAGAGGTCGTTTTGAATGTGCTAGTTTCGTTCATTGGGCATTTAAAGAAGCAGCAGTGGATTTAGGTCCTGTGACGTCTACCAGTACAGACACCTTAAAATACCTGGGAAAGCCCGTTTCGCCAAGTGAATTAAAGCCAGGTGACTTAGTCTTCTTTAATACGTACAAAAGAGATGGCTATGTGGGGATTTATATAGGAAATGGCCATTTCCTCGGAGCTCAAACGAGTAGAGGCGTGGGGTTTGCTGACATGACGACAGGATATTGGAGAGGAAAGTTTAATGGTCAAGCTAAAGAATCTAACTAG
- a CDS encoding pyridoxal phosphate-dependent aminotransferase, with product MELSKKLQQLPPQFFASLVQKVGAAVAQGRDVINLGQGNPDQPTPPHIVKALQQAVENPVNHKYSPFRGISELKEAAAEFYKREYNVDIDPLTEVAVLFGTKTGLVELPMAVLNPGDWMLLPDPGYPDYLSGVMMADVHYETLPLIAENNFLPDYNLLSEESKERARLMYLNYPNNPTGATADIGFFNETVAFAKENRIAVSHDFAYGAIGFEGIKPVSFLQADGAKDVGIEMYTLSKTYNMAGWRVGFAVGNAQMIEALNLIQDHMFVSLFPGIQHAAVAALNDNQSCVHELVDRYEKRRNAFINACNLIGWQVDAPRGSFFAWLPVPKGYTSQNFADKLLNEADVAVAPGNGFGEFGEGYIRVGLLVDEVRLEEAVQRIGKLAIF from the coding sequence ATGGAACTCTCAAAAAAACTACAACAATTACCTCCACAGTTTTTTGCTTCTCTTGTACAAAAAGTAGGAGCTGCTGTGGCACAAGGACGCGATGTAATCAATTTAGGTCAAGGTAACCCGGACCAACCAACACCCCCACACATCGTAAAAGCATTACAACAAGCTGTTGAAAACCCTGTGAACCATAAATATTCGCCATTTCGTGGAATAAGCGAATTGAAAGAAGCGGCAGCTGAATTTTACAAACGAGAATACAACGTTGATATTGACCCCTTGACGGAAGTCGCTGTATTGTTTGGAACAAAAACCGGGCTTGTTGAATTGCCTATGGCCGTATTAAATCCGGGAGATTGGATGCTGCTACCAGACCCTGGATACCCCGACTATTTGTCAGGAGTGATGATGGCCGACGTACACTACGAAACGCTACCACTTATAGCAGAAAATAATTTTCTACCTGATTACAATTTACTTTCTGAAGAAAGTAAAGAACGTGCAAGACTCATGTATCTTAACTACCCAAACAATCCAACTGGAGCGACGGCAGACATTGGATTTTTCAATGAAACCGTAGCATTTGCTAAAGAAAATCGGATTGCGGTATCACATGATTTTGCCTATGGAGCTATAGGATTTGAAGGAATAAAACCAGTAAGTTTCTTACAAGCAGACGGCGCAAAAGACGTCGGAATTGAAATGTACACACTATCTAAAACATACAATATGGCAGGATGGCGTGTCGGATTTGCTGTTGGAAATGCACAAATGATTGAAGCCCTAAACTTGATACAGGACCACATGTTTGTAAGCTTATTTCCAGGCATACAACACGCTGCCGTCGCTGCTTTAAATGATAATCAATCATGTGTGCACGAATTAGTAGATCGCTACGAAAAGCGTCGCAATGCCTTTATAAACGCATGCAACCTGATTGGATGGCAAGTAGATGCCCCTAGAGGCTCCTTCTTTGCTTGGCTGCCCGTTCCTAAAGGCTACACGAGCCAGAACTTCGCTGATAAACTGTTAAATGAAGCAGATGTAGCTGTAGCCCCTGGAAATGGCTTTGGTGAATTTGGTGAAGGTTATATTCGTGTAGGCTTGTTAGTAGATGAAGTCCGTTTAGAAGAAGCTGTTCAACGTATTGGCAAACTAGCTATTTTTTAA
- a CDS encoding carbon-nitrogen family hydrolase: MKIACIQLDVAFADPEKNFHNVQTFIGKVVSEGAELVVLPEMWNTAYALTELEQLADIEGKRTKKFLSDLARKHHIHIVGGSVSTKKGDNFYNTMYVYTNEGELVGEYDKAHLFRLMNEHLYLQAGNKENVFSLGSIQAGGVICYDLRFPEWLRAHALAGAKVLFVPAQWPSTRIDHWKILLQARAIENQCFVIAVNRTGTDPNNQFNGQSMIIAPWGKVLWTGTEHEEYAVIDVDFSVVDEVRTRIPVYEDRRPSLYQPLIEN, encoded by the coding sequence ATGAAAATCGCTTGCATTCAGCTCGACGTAGCATTTGCTGATCCTGAAAAAAATTTTCACAACGTCCAAACGTTTATCGGAAAAGTGGTAAGTGAAGGTGCAGAGCTCGTTGTTTTACCTGAAATGTGGAATACTGCCTATGCATTAACAGAGTTAGAACAACTTGCCGATATCGAAGGAAAGCGCACAAAAAAATTCCTTTCCGATTTAGCACGCAAACATCACATTCATATCGTAGGTGGTTCGGTTTCAACAAAAAAAGGAGATAATTTCTACAACACGATGTATGTGTATACGAATGAGGGAGAGCTAGTAGGGGAATACGATAAAGCACATTTGTTCCGTCTGATGAATGAACATCTCTACCTACAAGCAGGAAATAAGGAAAATGTGTTTTCTCTAGGTTCTATTCAAGCTGGTGGAGTCATATGTTATGACCTAAGATTCCCAGAATGGCTACGGGCGCATGCATTAGCTGGAGCAAAGGTATTATTCGTTCCAGCTCAGTGGCCGTCGACACGCATTGACCATTGGAAGATATTACTTCAAGCCCGTGCAATTGAAAATCAATGTTTCGTTATTGCGGTGAATAGAACGGGTACTGACCCGAACAATCAGTTTAATGGCCAATCCATGATTATTGCACCGTGGGGGAAAGTATTGTGGACTGGCACTGAACATGAAGAATACGCGGTGATTGACGTGGATTTTTCAGTAGTAGATGAAGTGCGCACACGTATACCAGTGTATGAAGATCGTAGACCGTCACTCTACCAACCATTGATTGAAAATTAA